Proteins encoded by one window of Bryobacteraceae bacterium:
- a CDS encoding acetylxylan esterase, with amino-acid sequence MNRLVLASLLALCAFAQDRVGTIHLQVSTDHSDWRYQPGEPVKFRIAAILDGQPLSGVQVSYRVGPEMMPPAVERTVALPAEGLIVDGGTMREPGFLRCIATVERNGRTYRALATAAFRPESLQPTQQDPPDFDAFWSAGKAALARIPMDPQLTLLPGYGNSGADCYHLNLQNIGMGFAPSRFYGILCEPRAPGKYPALLAVPGAGVRPYRGLAAMAARGVITLQIGIHGIPVTMDQSVYDSLGRGALANYNTFGLDSKDRYYYRRVYLGCVRANDFLVSHPKWDGEHLVVTGGSQGGALSIVTAGLDPRVKALAAYYPALSDVTGYLQGRAGGWPHMFRATAGPLAHRSQDKIETSKFYDVVNFARRVKVAGLYTWGFNDETCPPTSMYSAYNVIPGPKKLMLALETGHNNVPEQVAEVEAWLYRTMGVSAAPAGR; translated from the coding sequence ATGAACCGGCTTGTTCTCGCTTCTCTCCTCGCGCTTTGCGCGTTCGCCCAGGACCGCGTGGGGACCATCCATCTCCAGGTCTCCACCGATCATTCCGATTGGCGCTACCAGCCCGGTGAGCCGGTGAAGTTCCGCATCGCGGCCATCCTGGATGGCCAGCCGCTCAGCGGCGTCCAGGTGAGCTACCGTGTCGGCCCGGAGATGATGCCGCCGGCGGTGGAGCGAACGGTGGCGCTGCCGGCCGAAGGGCTGATCGTCGATGGAGGAACCATGCGGGAGCCCGGCTTCCTGCGCTGCATCGCCACCGTCGAGCGGAACGGTCGGACCTACCGCGCGCTGGCGACGGCGGCGTTCCGCCCGGAGTCGCTGCAGCCCACCCAGCAGGATCCGCCGGACTTCGACGCCTTCTGGTCCGCAGGCAAAGCCGCGCTCGCGAGGATCCCCATGGACCCGCAGCTCACTCTGCTGCCCGGATACGGCAATTCCGGCGCCGATTGCTACCACCTCAACCTGCAGAACATCGGGATGGGCTTCGCGCCCTCGCGCTTCTACGGCATCCTGTGTGAGCCGAGAGCGCCCGGCAAGTATCCGGCGCTGCTGGCCGTTCCCGGCGCGGGCGTGCGGCCCTATCGCGGACTCGCGGCCATGGCGGCTCGGGGCGTCATCACGCTCCAGATTGGGATCCATGGCATCCCGGTCACCATGGACCAGAGCGTCTACGACTCGCTCGGCCGCGGCGCGCTGGCCAACTACAATACGTTCGGCCTCGACAGCAAAGACCGTTACTACTACCGCCGCGTCTACCTTGGCTGTGTTCGCGCCAACGACTTCCTGGTGTCGCATCCGAAATGGGACGGCGAGCATCTGGTCGTCACCGGCGGCAGCCAGGGCGGCGCGTTGTCGATCGTCACCGCCGGCCTCGATCCGCGCGTGAAGGCTCTGGCCGCCTACTATCCGGCGCTCTCCGACGTCACCGGATACCTGCAAGGCCGCGCCGGCGGCTGGCCGCATATGTTCCGCGCCACTGCGGGGCCGCTCGCGCATCGTTCGCAGGATAAGATCGAAACGTCGAAGTTCTACGACGTCGTCAACTTCGCCCGCCGCGTGAAGGTTGCCGGGCTCTACACCTGGGGATTCAACGACGAGACCTGCCCGCCGACGTCGATGTATTCCGCCTACAATGTGATCCCCGGGCCCAAGAAGCTGATGCTCGCGCTCGAAACCGGACACAACAATGTTCCTGAGCAGGTGGCCGAAGTGGAGGCATGGCTTTACCGGACGATGGGAGTCTCGGCCGCGCCGGCCGGGCGATAG
- a CDS encoding DinB family protein, producing MADAALRHLVDTYASETAKTASVWRCFADADLDWRPHPRSSSVRDICKHQLLSERRFFAEFLGFAEPEAASVLPPAMSIEAAAARYEELAAARLPRIAERAAEWWREEVPFFDVSRERIWIFWRRVLHTAHHRTQLTVYLRLLDRPVPSTYGPTADITWSGADPTNTVEAARRGSKTQTR from the coding sequence ATGGCTGACGCCGCCCTCCGCCATCTCGTGGACACCTATGCCAGCGAGACCGCGAAGACCGCGTCGGTATGGCGCTGTTTCGCTGACGCCGATCTCGATTGGCGGCCGCACCCGCGATCGTCCTCAGTCCGCGATATCTGCAAGCACCAGCTACTCTCGGAACGCCGCTTCTTCGCGGAGTTTCTCGGATTCGCCGAGCCCGAAGCCGCGTCCGTGCTGCCTCCCGCGATGAGCATCGAAGCCGCCGCCGCCCGCTACGAAGAGCTCGCTGCGGCCCGGCTCCCGCGCATCGCGGAGCGGGCAGCCGAGTGGTGGCGGGAAGAGGTCCCGTTCTTCGATGTGAGCCGGGAGCGCATCTGGATCTTCTGGCGTCGCGTGCTCCACACCGCGCATCATCGCACCCAGCTCACCGTCTACCTGCGCCTGCTCGATCGCCCGGTGCCCTCCACCTACGGGCCTACCGCCGACATAACATGGTCCGGGGCCGATCCCACTAACACGGTGGAAGCGGCTCGGCGCGGGAGCAAGACGCAAACGCGATAA
- a CDS encoding carbamoyltransferase C-terminal domain-containing protein: protein MIILGIGGILNDAAAALIRNGELRTAVEQRKIARYTRPGELPMEAITACLREARAGRDQVDCVVLVRPAGDPEETSLHLRLRALFPNARVVMMDHHTAHAASAFFASPFEDATVLTIDRKGDLRCGARWKARGTRLELERELYFPDSVADLYSRVTEFLGYTPNADEHKLQWMSAAGDDRYRESFGKILQRGPEGWPRVDWSYFDSHRIARGGFGPKFYRELGLDDEAEFPAPRRAHLAAGLQRAVEAVIVGMAGSGENLALAGGMGFNALVVSALERSGDWKNVFVQPASGNSGTALGAAMWGWHIVCGQHERVSIGNLCLGPSYAAEEIKQVLENCKLRFRLLLTTGELIQKAVAELDDYKIIAWMQGSMEFGPRALGNRSILASPRNPYSTENLNKFIKHRDDYRKFAASVPAERAAEYFEPAQNSRFLATVSRVRPEHRKTFEPAVLGDGWVRLHTVHREDNPLYHSLLLAAGEATGLPVLYNTSFNLFGDPLVCTPRDAVRSFYSSGIDAMFVGNFHLEK from the coding sequence ATGATCATTCTCGGAATCGGCGGCATCCTGAACGATGCGGCGGCGGCATTGATCCGCAACGGCGAACTCAGAACCGCCGTGGAGCAGCGAAAGATCGCGCGCTACACGCGCCCCGGCGAACTGCCCATGGAGGCGATCACGGCGTGCCTCCGCGAAGCGCGCGCCGGTCGCGACCAGGTGGATTGCGTCGTGCTCGTGCGGCCCGCCGGCGACCCGGAGGAGACGTCGCTCCACCTTCGGCTCCGGGCGTTGTTCCCGAACGCGCGTGTGGTGATGATGGATCATCACACCGCCCATGCGGCTTCCGCCTTCTTCGCGTCTCCGTTCGAGGACGCCACCGTGCTCACCATCGACCGCAAGGGCGATCTTCGATGCGGAGCTCGCTGGAAAGCGCGCGGAACACGCCTCGAACTCGAACGTGAGCTCTACTTCCCCGATTCCGTGGCCGACCTCTACAGCCGTGTGACCGAGTTCCTCGGCTACACGCCCAACGCCGACGAGCACAAACTGCAGTGGATGTCGGCGGCCGGCGACGATCGCTATCGAGAATCCTTCGGCAAGATCCTGCAAAGGGGGCCCGAGGGCTGGCCGCGCGTCGACTGGTCTTACTTCGATAGCCACCGCATTGCGCGGGGCGGGTTTGGTCCGAAGTTCTATCGCGAACTCGGCCTCGACGACGAAGCCGAATTCCCGGCGCCGCGGCGGGCGCACCTGGCCGCCGGGCTGCAGCGTGCGGTGGAAGCCGTTATCGTCGGCATGGCCGGGAGCGGCGAGAACCTCGCGCTCGCCGGCGGCATGGGCTTCAACGCGCTGGTGGTCTCCGCGCTCGAACGCAGCGGCGACTGGAAGAACGTCTTCGTTCAGCCCGCCTCCGGCAACTCTGGCACGGCGCTCGGCGCGGCGATGTGGGGATGGCACATCGTGTGCGGCCAGCACGAGCGCGTCAGCATCGGCAATCTGTGCCTCGGGCCTTCCTACGCCGCCGAAGAGATCAAGCAGGTGCTCGAGAACTGCAAGCTCCGTTTCCGCCTCCTGCTGACGACAGGGGAGCTCATCCAGAAGGCGGTGGCCGAGCTCGACGACTACAAGATCATCGCCTGGATGCAGGGCAGCATGGAGTTCGGCCCGCGGGCGCTCGGCAACCGCAGTATCCTCGCTTCGCCGCGCAACCCCTACTCCACGGAGAACCTGAACAAGTTCATCAAGCACCGCGACGACTATCGCAAGTTCGCCGCGTCCGTACCCGCCGAACGCGCCGCCGAATACTTCGAACCCGCCCAGAATTCGCGGTTTCTCGCCACCGTGAGCCGCGTTCGGCCGGAGCACCGCAAGACGTTTGAGCCGGCCGTGCTTGGCGATGGCTGGGTGCGGCTTCATACGGTGCATCGCGAGGACAACCCGCTCTATCACAGCCTGCTCCTCGCCGCCGGCGAGGCCACTGGGCTGCCGGTGCTCTACAACACGTCGTTCAACCTGTTCGGCGATCCCCTGGTGTGCACGCCGCGCGACGCCGTGCGCAGCTTCTACTCCTCGGGCATCGACGCGATGTTCGTCGGCAACTTCCATCTGGAGAAGTGA
- the gltX gene encoding glutamate--tRNA ligase: MPRVRFAPSPTGYLHIGSARTFIFNWLFARRLGGTVVLRIDDTDVDRNTQESLDSIFDGLRWLELGWDEQYRQSDRLELHKQKALEILAAGHAYRDFTPAAGTAEDALADEGRKNTWLFNPGMRELSSEESDRRAAAGEPFVVRFRVPRGAGRTIQFKDGVYGPQSKSADDVEDFALLRSNGMPTYHMASCADDADLRITDIIRGQDHLSNTFKHVLIFEALGAEPPRFAHLPLLIAPDGAKLSKRRHGPVVSVTTYRDAGFLPQAYVNFLCLLGWSPKDNREQMTRDELVAAFSLEGVNRANAVVNFTEEDPIDQKATWLNAQHMRSVAAAELAPRVRSVLEKAGLAAQEPETWFVQTIDTLRTRYATLNDFASKGRCYFAADFPMEPAAEDKLNAPQARELLRELAGRLDANPEFTEQSVEADLRALAAERGVKAGVLINGSRAALTGQAAGPSAFAVFAAVGRDRTIERLRGV, translated from the coding sequence ATGCCTAGAGTGCGGTTTGCACCCTCCCCGACCGGGTATCTTCACATCGGCAGCGCGAGGACCTTCATCTTCAACTGGCTGTTTGCGCGGCGGCTCGGCGGGACGGTGGTCCTGCGCATCGACGATACCGACGTCGACCGCAACACCCAGGAATCGCTCGATTCCATCTTCGATGGTCTGCGCTGGCTCGAGTTGGGCTGGGACGAACAGTACCGCCAGTCGGACCGTCTGGAGCTTCACAAACAGAAAGCGCTCGAGATCCTCGCCGCCGGCCACGCCTATCGCGACTTCACGCCCGCCGCCGGCACGGCCGAAGACGCGCTCGCCGACGAAGGCCGCAAGAATACTTGGCTGTTCAACCCCGGAATGCGCGAACTATCGTCCGAAGAAAGCGACCGCCGCGCCGCCGCCGGGGAACCGTTCGTGGTGCGATTCCGCGTGCCGCGCGGAGCGGGCCGGACCATCCAGTTCAAGGACGGCGTCTACGGGCCGCAGTCGAAATCCGCCGACGACGTCGAGGACTTCGCCCTGCTCCGAAGCAACGGCATGCCCACCTACCACATGGCATCCTGCGCCGACGACGCGGACCTCCGGATCACCGACATCATCCGTGGGCAGGATCATCTCTCGAACACCTTCAAGCATGTGCTGATCTTCGAAGCGCTGGGTGCGGAGCCGCCGCGCTTCGCGCACCTGCCGCTGCTGATAGCACCCGACGGGGCGAAACTCTCCAAGCGCAGGCACGGTCCGGTGGTGAGTGTGACAACGTATCGCGACGCCGGCTTCCTGCCGCAGGCCTACGTGAACTTCCTCTGCCTGCTTGGCTGGTCGCCCAAGGACAACCGTGAGCAGATGACGCGGGATGAACTCGTAGCGGCGTTTTCGCTCGAAGGCGTGAATCGCGCCAACGCGGTGGTGAATTTCACCGAAGAGGATCCGATCGATCAGAAGGCGACGTGGCTGAACGCGCAGCATATGCGGTCCGTGGCGGCCGCGGAGTTGGCGCCGCGTGTGCGCTCCGTGCTCGAAAAGGCCGGCCTCGCCGCCCAGGAGCCCGAAACGTGGTTCGTGCAAACTATCGACACCCTGCGCACCCGCTATGCGACGCTCAATGATTTTGCTTCGAAGGGGCGGTGCTATTTCGCCGCCGACTTCCCGATGGAGCCCGCGGCCGAGGACAAACTGAATGCGCCACAGGCGCGCGAACTGCTGCGCGAACTCGCCGGACGTCTCGACGCGAATCCGGAGTTCACCGAACAGAGCGTGGAGGCGGACCTGCGGGCGCTGGCTGCCGAACGCGGCGTGAAAGCCGGCGTGCTCATCAACGGATCGCGGGCCGCCCTCACCGGTCAGGCCGCCGGCCCGAGCGCGTTCGCTGTGTTCGCCGCGGTCGGACGCGACAGGACGATCGAGCGGTTGCGCGGGGTCTGA
- a CDS encoding nuclear transport factor 2 family protein, translating into MTVADVAKGLVTLCRKGKNMQAIEKFYSPDIVSVESASAPGMPREMTGIEAIRGKNQWWLNAHDIHSAEANGPYLGKSQFAVEFKYDVTNKETGKRHQMQEMALYDVKKGKIVREHFFYNMG; encoded by the coding sequence ATGACCGTAGCCGACGTTGCCAAGGGTCTGGTTACCCTCTGCCGCAAGGGTAAGAACATGCAGGCGATTGAGAAGTTTTATTCTCCCGACATCGTAAGCGTCGAGTCAGCGAGCGCACCGGGCATGCCCAGGGAGATGACCGGCATCGAAGCCATCCGAGGCAAGAATCAATGGTGGCTCAATGCGCACGACATTCACTCCGCGGAAGCCAACGGCCCCTACCTCGGCAAGAGCCAGTTCGCCGTCGAGTTCAAGTACGACGTGACGAACAAGGAAACCGGGAAACGGCATCAGATGCAGGAAATGGCGCTCTACGACGTGAAGAAGGGCAAGATCGTCCGAGAGCACTTCTTCTACAACATGGGCTGA
- a CDS encoding helix-turn-helix domain-containing protein translates to MPQPSNQPKLSPQQLNALQALAAGVSVSETARGTGIHRSTIYNWIRFIPEFRAALHLLKHEHAEQLQESLRGIGASAAQALRGLIENPDVNPSVRLRASLAVVDRVSAAQPSGFSAGKDTDRSLSYSQYDLNRALENAPPSPLTFSATAIPQLPAPVDPVEHNSTLFDTEQPVGSNEPASF, encoded by the coding sequence ATGCCACAACCATCCAATCAACCCAAGTTGTCGCCGCAACAACTCAACGCGCTCCAGGCGCTCGCCGCCGGAGTCTCCGTCTCGGAAACCGCCCGAGGCACGGGAATCCACCGCTCGACAATCTACAATTGGATCCGATTCATCCCCGAGTTCCGCGCCGCGCTTCACTTACTCAAACACGAACACGCCGAGCAGCTCCAGGAAAGCCTCCGCGGTATCGGTGCGAGTGCCGCCCAAGCCCTCCGCGGCCTCATCGAGAACCCCGACGTGAATCCTTCCGTCCGCCTCCGCGCATCGCTCGCCGTCGTCGATCGCGTCTCCGCTGCCCAACCCAGTGGCTTCTCCGCCGGGAAGGACACCGATCGCTCCCTCTCCTACTCCCAGTACGACCTCAACCGTGCCCTTGAGAACGCGCCGCCGTCGCCGCTCACCTTTTCCGCTACCGCGATTCCTCAACTGCCCGCCCCAGTGGACCCGGTTGAACACAATTCGACACTTTTCGACACCGAACAACCTGTCGGCTCCAACGAACCGGCCAGCTTCTGA
- a CDS encoding PSD1 and planctomycete cytochrome C domain-containing protein, translating into MRSRVVCVLAFAPVCWADASFFETKIRPLLAANCYSCHGASAMGGLRLDTAEGFRKGGKSGPAVVPAKPLESLLIQAVRRTHERLKMPPTAPLSAEQVALLTEWVRQGADYPESKEATASAGEYVITDAHRSFWSFQPVRKPELPRVKEPGLSPVDRFVQAKLEAAGIEPAPPTDPRTWLRRVTLDLTGLPPTPEEMDAFLGDRSGGTRERVVERLLASPHYGERWGRHWLDLARYSDGQLAAGVDTPFANAHRYRDWVVQAFQKDMPYNRFVLAQIAADLLPEAERGELIAGMGFQSLGSRGDDQVDVTSKVFLGLTVGCAQCHDHKYDPIPTRDYYSMLGIFKSSTVTEYPLAPEAEVKRYKEQKAKIDAIKETLDDFLVAEQKQLVDMLARHTARYMVAAWKTNRGETADRTGLDGETLERWAAYLRNPEREHPYMKSWFELMARGPSESEVREEAERYQAFALKLFDDAKEVEDKNYVAFGGRKGIKDEKTRQYTNIVSLPVLEFYQWRELAGGPYNVDGHKVPAGVYYYSQKEMERWLSGFALDHVKQLRAEIATLEKDLPPMYPFVHSLADAAKPADVRIAIRGDAKNPGAIAPRGFLQVLSKGEPAHFDHGSGRLQLARAIASAGNPLTARVIVNRIWQHHFGNGIVRSPSNFGQMGERPTHPELLDYLAARLVESGWSLKAIQREIVLSAAYARGTAGDANAKEKDPDGRLLSRFRVQPRLDMEALRDSVLAVSGKLDRTVGGPAKPIADDNFRRSLYLTVSRTRLDPALALFDFPDANATAEQRAVTVGPLQGLFFLNSSFVSKQAAALDERLRREAGEEAGARIERAYKLLYGRPPDAEEKKLGLQYVAGDGGEWRQYLQALLGSAEFTSLN; encoded by the coding sequence ATGCGGAGTCGTGTCGTCTGCGTGCTGGCCTTTGCTCCCGTGTGCTGGGCAGACGCGAGTTTCTTCGAAACGAAGATCCGGCCGTTGCTGGCCGCGAACTGCTACTCGTGCCACGGCGCTTCGGCGATGGGCGGATTGCGTCTCGATACGGCTGAAGGGTTCCGGAAGGGCGGCAAGTCCGGACCGGCGGTAGTGCCGGCGAAGCCGCTCGAGAGCCTGCTGATCCAGGCGGTGCGCCGGACACACGAACGGCTAAAGATGCCGCCCACAGCGCCCCTTTCCGCGGAACAAGTGGCTCTGTTGACGGAGTGGGTTCGGCAAGGCGCGGATTATCCGGAGAGCAAGGAAGCGACGGCATCGGCGGGCGAGTATGTCATCACGGATGCCCATCGATCCTTCTGGAGTTTTCAGCCAGTGCGGAAGCCCGAACTACCCCGCGTGAAGGAGCCGGGGCTTTCGCCGGTGGACCGGTTCGTTCAAGCGAAATTGGAAGCGGCGGGAATCGAGCCAGCCCCACCCACGGACCCGCGAACATGGCTGCGCCGCGTAACGCTCGACCTGACGGGATTGCCTCCGACACCCGAAGAGATGGATGCGTTTCTCGGGGACCGGTCCGGCGGGACGCGAGAGCGGGTGGTGGAACGGCTCCTGGCTTCGCCGCATTACGGCGAGCGGTGGGGCCGCCATTGGCTCGACTTGGCCCGGTACTCGGACGGTCAACTCGCGGCGGGAGTGGATACACCGTTCGCCAACGCGCACCGGTATCGCGATTGGGTGGTGCAGGCATTCCAAAAGGACATGCCGTATAACCGCTTCGTGCTGGCGCAGATCGCAGCGGACCTGCTGCCGGAAGCCGAACGCGGAGAGTTGATCGCGGGCATGGGATTTCAATCGCTCGGGTCCCGCGGGGACGATCAGGTGGATGTCACGTCGAAAGTGTTTCTCGGCCTTACCGTCGGCTGCGCGCAGTGCCACGATCACAAATACGACCCGATTCCGACGCGCGACTACTACTCGATGCTCGGCATCTTCAAGAGCAGCACCGTCACCGAGTATCCGCTTGCGCCGGAAGCGGAAGTGAAGCGGTACAAGGAGCAGAAGGCGAAGATCGACGCCATCAAGGAAACGCTCGACGATTTCCTGGTGGCCGAGCAGAAGCAGTTGGTGGACATGCTGGCGAGGCACACGGCGCGCTACATGGTGGCGGCGTGGAAGACGAATCGCGGAGAGACGGCCGATCGCACCGGTCTCGACGGCGAGACCCTCGAACGCTGGGCGGCCTACCTGAGGAACCCGGAGCGCGAGCATCCTTACATGAAATCGTGGTTCGAGCTCATGGCGCGAGGCCCTTCGGAGAGCGAAGTGCGCGAAGAGGCCGAGCGCTACCAGGCATTCGCGCTGAAGCTTTTCGACGATGCCAAGGAAGTGGAAGACAAGAACTACGTCGCGTTCGGGGGGCGCAAGGGCATCAAGGATGAGAAGACGCGGCAGTACACGAATATCGTTTCGCTGCCCGTGCTCGAGTTTTATCAATGGCGCGAGTTGGCGGGCGGGCCCTACAACGTGGACGGGCACAAGGTTCCGGCGGGAGTCTACTACTACAGCCAGAAAGAAATGGAACGCTGGCTCAGCGGCTTCGCGCTGGACCACGTGAAGCAGCTTCGCGCGGAGATCGCGACGCTCGAGAAGGACTTGCCTCCGATGTATCCGTTCGTGCACTCGCTCGCCGACGCGGCGAAACCGGCCGATGTGCGCATCGCCATTCGCGGCGATGCGAAGAACCCCGGCGCGATCGCGCCGCGCGGATTCCTGCAAGTGTTGAGCAAGGGCGAGCCTGCGCACTTCGATCACGGGAGCGGGCGGTTGCAACTGGCGCGGGCGATCGCGTCGGCCGGGAATCCGCTGACGGCGCGGGTGATCGTAAACCGGATCTGGCAGCACCATTTCGGGAACGGGATCGTGCGGAGCCCGTCGAATTTCGGGCAGATGGGCGAGCGGCCGACGCATCCGGAGCTGCTCGATTATCTGGCGGCGCGGCTAGTGGAATCGGGATGGTCATTGAAGGCGATTCAACGCGAGATCGTGCTGTCGGCGGCGTATGCGCGCGGCACGGCGGGGGACGCGAATGCGAAGGAGAAGGATCCGGACGGCCGGCTGCTCTCCCGTTTCCGCGTGCAGCCCCGGCTCGACATGGAGGCGCTGCGGGATTCGGTGCTGGCTGTGTCGGGCAAGTTGGATCGCACCGTGGGCGGGCCGGCCAAGCCGATCGCGGACGACAACTTCCGCCGGTCTTTGTACCTGACGGTGAGCCGGACGCGCCTGGACCCGGCGCTGGCGTTGTTCGATTTTCCCGATGCGAACGCGACGGCGGAGCAGCGGGCGGTGACGGTGGGTCCGCTACAGGGGTTGTTCTTCCTGAATAGTTCGTTCGTTTCGAAGCAGGCCGCGGCGCTCGATGAGCGGCTTCGGCGTGAGGCGGGCGAAGAAGCGGGGGCGCGAATCGAGCGGGCGTACAAGCTGCTTTATGGCCGGCCGCCGGATGCGGAGGAGAAGAAATTGGGTCTCCAGTATGTGGCGGGAGATGGCGGCGAGTGGCGGCAGTATCTGCAGGCGTTGTTGGGATCAGCAGAGTTCACGAGTTTGAATTAG
- a CDS encoding DUF1501 domain-containing protein yields the protein MNRRGFLETLGGGFGMAALQGSLQGAALDGGATRQPHFAPKAKHVIFLFLNGGISQVDTFDPKPALVKYDGSPMPGPKIKTDRASGNLMRSPWSFQKYGQSGIEVSEIFPNIAKRIDDFCLIRSMYTDSGNHGPSLQIMNCGHQLPGRPSMGSWVTYGLGSENRNLPGFVVLCPGFPVLGASLWTSGYMPSIYQGVHIQNGAVEPEKLIQNLRNTEVTPAEQKKQLALLDRLNRKYLDRTGDDSGLEAAVASMESAYRLQSEATDVFDIRKEPDAVRQRYDISDFGRGCLMALRMVERGVRMVQIYYGNGQPWDNHDDIRVHSKLAQKTDGAIAALVDDLKSRGLFEETLILIGSEFGRTPMIQNSGLEKLGQGRDHNTPGFTVLLAGGGIKGGITYGATDDFGFKAVEKRTHVHDLHATMLHCLGFDHTKLTYRHAGRDFRLTDVHGNVIREILA from the coding sequence ATGAATCGACGCGGATTTCTCGAAACCCTCGGCGGCGGCTTCGGCATGGCCGCGTTGCAGGGCTCTTTGCAAGGCGCGGCGTTGGACGGAGGTGCGACCCGGCAGCCGCACTTCGCGCCGAAGGCGAAGCACGTGATTTTCCTGTTCCTCAACGGCGGCATCTCACAAGTGGATACTTTTGATCCGAAGCCGGCGCTGGTGAAGTACGACGGGTCGCCGATGCCGGGCCCGAAAATCAAGACCGATCGGGCATCGGGCAACCTGATGCGGTCGCCGTGGAGTTTTCAGAAGTACGGGCAGTCGGGAATCGAGGTGAGCGAAATCTTCCCGAACATCGCCAAGCGGATCGACGATTTCTGCTTGATCCGTTCCATGTATACCGATTCGGGCAATCACGGCCCCTCGCTGCAGATCATGAACTGCGGGCATCAATTGCCGGGGCGGCCATCAATGGGATCGTGGGTCACGTACGGGCTGGGCTCCGAGAATCGGAACCTGCCGGGGTTCGTGGTCTTGTGTCCGGGATTCCCCGTGCTGGGCGCGTCGCTGTGGACGTCGGGCTACATGCCGTCCATCTATCAAGGGGTGCATATCCAGAACGGCGCCGTGGAGCCGGAGAAACTGATTCAGAATTTGCGAAACACGGAAGTTACCCCTGCCGAGCAGAAGAAGCAACTGGCGCTATTGGACCGGCTGAACCGTAAGTATCTGGATCGAACGGGGGATGATTCCGGATTGGAGGCGGCGGTGGCGTCGATGGAATCGGCATACCGGCTGCAATCGGAGGCGACGGACGTGTTCGACATCCGCAAGGAGCCGGACGCGGTGCGGCAGCGGTACGACATTTCCGACTTCGGCCGCGGGTGCCTGATGGCGTTGCGCATGGTGGAGCGGGGAGTTCGCATGGTGCAGATCTACTACGGGAACGGACAGCCATGGGATAATCACGACGACATCCGGGTCCACTCCAAGCTGGCGCAGAAGACCGACGGAGCGATCGCGGCGCTGGTGGACGATTTGAAGTCACGCGGGTTGTTTGAGGAGACGCTCATTTTGATCGGGTCCGAATTCGGGCGGACGCCGATGATCCAGAACTCGGGGCTCGAGAAGCTGGGGCAGGGCCGCGATCACAACACGCCAGGCTTTACGGTGCTGTTGGCTGGAGGCGGAATCAAAGGCGGGATCACCTATGGGGCCACGGACGATTTCGGGTTCAAGGCGGTGGAGAAGCGGACACACGTGCACGATCTTCATGCGACCATGCTGCATTGCCTGGGCTTCGACCATACGAAGCTGACTTATCGGCACGCGGGGCGGGACTTCCGGCTGACCGATGTGCATGGGAATGTGATTCGGGAGATTCTGGCGTAG